A genomic region of Catalinimonas niigatensis contains the following coding sequences:
- a CDS encoding cytochrome-c peroxidase gives MPLLMLGLYAACNEEKDIDKEPVYDPTPYTLSLPWYFPDGATVPSDNSFTEEGIALGRMLFYEKQLSADKSISCASCHQQEKAFTDGRQFPLGINGGQVNKNTMSLHNLLWVNRLNWDGRDTSLEAQAVGPLTNPLEMGLEDVNEAVLRLQATEIYPPQFFAAFGSDSITAENLLKALAQFERTLISNQSKLDKYWRDEYEPTDLERKGMDLFYTHPEASQGIKGGNCGDCHLGPFTGGATDAFNGFHNNGLDQDNDMEEGLAAHTGNDFDKGKFRAPSLRNIALTAPYMHDGRFNTLEEVLAHYDEHIQMSATLDPLIQEASNAPIQSGEPIRLHLLPEEKEAILAFLHMLTDSTFIEDERFSNPFTP, from the coding sequence TTGCCTCTCCTTATGCTGGGGCTATATGCTGCTTGCAACGAAGAAAAAGATATAGATAAGGAGCCAGTCTATGACCCTACTCCTTATACACTTTCTTTGCCCTGGTATTTTCCTGATGGAGCTACGGTACCTTCTGATAACTCATTTACCGAAGAGGGTATAGCGCTGGGGCGTATGCTTTTTTATGAAAAGCAGCTTTCAGCAGACAAAAGCATTTCCTGCGCCTCCTGCCACCAGCAGGAGAAAGCCTTTACAGATGGCAGACAGTTCCCCCTGGGAATCAATGGTGGGCAGGTGAACAAAAATACCATGTCTCTGCACAACCTTTTATGGGTAAACCGCCTGAATTGGGACGGGAGAGATACTAGCCTAGAAGCACAGGCGGTAGGCCCGCTGACCAATCCTCTGGAAATGGGCCTGGAAGATGTGAATGAAGCAGTTTTGCGGTTGCAGGCGACAGAAATTTATCCCCCACAATTCTTTGCAGCATTTGGTTCGGATAGCATTACCGCAGAAAACCTTCTTAAAGCGCTGGCGCAGTTTGAACGAACCTTGATCAGCAATCAGTCTAAGCTGGACAAATACTGGAGAGATGAATACGAGCCCACAGATTTAGAACGCAAGGGTATGGATCTTTTCTATACCCATCCCGAAGCTTCTCAGGGTATCAAGGGAGGGAACTGCGGTGACTGCCATTTGGGACCTTTTACCGGGGGAGCTACGGATGCATTTAATGGTTTTCATAATAACGGATTGGATCAGGATAATGATATGGAAGAAGGCCTGGCGGCACATACAGGAAATGATTTTGACAAAGGAAAATTTCGTGCACCTTCCTTGCGAAACATAGCCCTTACCGCACCTTATATGCATGATGGCCGTTTCAATACATTGGAAGAAGTACTGGCGCATTATGATGAGCATATTCAGATGAGTGCAACCCTTGATCCTCTGATTCAGGAGGCCAGTAATGCGCCTATACAAAGTGGTGAGCCCATCAGGCTGCATCTGCTTCCGGAAGAAAAGGAAGCGATACTTGCCTTTTTGCACATGCTGACCGATAGTACTTTTATTGAAGATGAACGCTTTTCAAATCCATTTACCCCATGA
- a CDS encoding Crp/Fnr family transcriptional regulator produces MKNPFQRSYSAEETSIFNFLSGIKIFETLTDDEKVSFLPYLYLRKYKQDEVVFFRKDPSHALYIIKRGKVSISFDIGDNLEILNQIGSGHSFGNNACIADTNRFYNAIVTSVDADLYVIPHVNIMDIFSAQPKIKAKVLASLTEMYDEYTKQLFASYRSSRGFFSLDLLYTTF; encoded by the coding sequence ATGAAAAACCCTTTTCAACGTTCGTATTCTGCTGAGGAAACAAGTATTTTTAATTTCCTGTCAGGAATCAAAATTTTTGAAACACTCACGGATGATGAGAAGGTATCTTTTTTGCCTTACTTATATTTGCGGAAGTACAAGCAGGATGAAGTGGTGTTTTTCAGAAAAGATCCTAGTCATGCGCTCTACATCATCAAAAGAGGGAAAGTATCTATATCTTTTGATATCGGGGATAACCTGGAAATATTGAATCAGATTGGTAGTGGTCATTCTTTTGGTAACAATGCCTGTATCGCTGATACCAATCGCTTTTACAATGCAATCGTTACCTCTGTGGATGCTGACCTTTATGTGATACCACATGTAAATATCATGGATATTTTCTCTGCTCAGCCAAAAATCAAGGCCAAGGTGCTGGCCTCACTCACTGAAATGTATGATGAGTATACCAAACAACTCTTTGCCTCTTACCGTTCTTCCAGAGGTTTCTTTAGCCTGGATTTGTTGTATACAACTTTCTAA
- the tilS gene encoding tRNA lysidine(34) synthetase TilS yields MVNKFRSFIHETNLFVEKTPILLAVSGGIDSVVMADLFARANFRFAIVHCNFNLRGEESDDDEVFVKQLAQKYQVSCFVKSFDTSGFADLQHISIQMAARQLRYTWFNDLLKEQNYEYIATAHHKNDVLETIIFNLTKGTGIAGLHGIKLKQSQIIRPLLFADRKQIEQYAQEHQLPWREDSSNVDEKYRRNLIRRKVIPVLEEINPKLMETMDMSLERISGTENFFQYAVHELKKKCMYTLGKDVFININKIKNQPGLYVVLHEMIKEYGFQYHQAREIVEAIRRKNPERQSGKVFNSSSHCLNIDRKELIISLISSDPMGTYTITEKEHKLDTDEFDLSLQVLDAHNYRVMPLANIAALDHERLKFPLTLRKWKKGDFFYPLGMNSKKKLSDFMIDIKIPLNLKNRVMVLTSDGDIVWVVGYRIDHRYRLTDNTHQIYEITQHVKSLP; encoded by the coding sequence ATGGTTAACAAATTCCGGTCTTTTATTCACGAAACAAATCTATTTGTAGAAAAAACCCCAATACTGCTGGCAGTCAGTGGTGGAATAGACTCTGTAGTGATGGCAGATTTATTTGCCAGGGCAAACTTCAGGTTTGCTATAGTACATTGCAACTTCAATCTGAGAGGAGAAGAATCAGACGATGATGAAGTATTTGTAAAACAACTGGCACAAAAATACCAGGTGAGTTGCTTTGTTAAATCATTTGATACTTCTGGTTTTGCAGATCTTCAACACATCTCCATACAGATGGCTGCCCGGCAGCTTCGTTATACGTGGTTCAATGACTTGCTCAAAGAGCAGAATTATGAGTACATAGCCACAGCGCATCATAAAAACGATGTGCTGGAGACAATTATTTTCAATCTTACCAAAGGTACTGGAATTGCCGGTTTACATGGCATCAAACTAAAACAATCGCAGATCATTCGTCCTTTGTTATTTGCTGACCGAAAGCAAATAGAGCAATACGCTCAAGAACATCAGCTTCCCTGGCGCGAAGATAGTTCCAATGTGGATGAAAAATACCGTAGAAATCTGATTAGAAGAAAAGTGATTCCTGTACTGGAAGAAATCAACCCAAAGCTGATGGAAACCATGGATATGAGTTTGGAAAGAATTTCAGGCACTGAAAATTTCTTCCAGTATGCTGTACATGAGCTTAAAAAAAAGTGCATGTATACCCTCGGGAAAGATGTATTCATCAATATCAACAAAATCAAAAATCAGCCTGGGCTATACGTCGTACTCCACGAAATGATTAAAGAATATGGGTTTCAATACCATCAGGCCCGCGAAATAGTGGAAGCCATACGGCGCAAAAATCCGGAAAGGCAGTCCGGAAAGGTATTTAATTCTTCGTCTCATTGTCTGAATATAGATCGCAAAGAATTGATCATCAGCCTAATCTCCAGCGATCCTATGGGCACGTACACCATCACAGAAAAAGAGCACAAATTAGATACTGATGAGTTTGACCTTAGCTTGCAAGTATTGGATGCTCATAATTATAGAGTGATGCCTCTGGCTAATATTGCAGCCCTGGATCATGAAAGGCTGAAATTCCCGCTGACACTAAGAAAGTGGAAAAAAGGCGATTTTTTTTATCCATTAGGAATGAACTCCAAAAAAAAGCTCAGCGATTTTATGATTGACATTAAAATTCCGCTAAACTTGAAAAACAGAGTAATGGTGCTTACCTCTGATGGGGATATCGTTTGGGTAGTAGGGTATAGGATTGATCACAGGTATAGGCTCACTGATAATACACATCAGATTTACGAAATTACTCAGCACGTAAAATCACTACCTTAA
- a CDS encoding DUF3050 domain-containing protein, producing MNVHIARIENGLSPLKQQLIHHPLYQKIKSPQHLHIFMEQHVFAVWDFMSLLKFLQRELTCVQLPWLPSEHTAAARMINEIVLGEETDIDRQGQPSSHYQLYLKAMDQAGADTSQIKQLLSAVGKGQPVAQAARQQAISKEVQDFMEFTFQTLSRGKLHEVAAVFAWGREDLIPDMFTSLVKDIQQNQSAHLEDFIYYLERHIELDADEHGPLAMQMMEALCGDDQQKWNQ from the coding sequence ATGAATGTACATATTGCAAGAATAGAAAATGGATTGTCGCCTTTAAAACAGCAATTGATTCATCATCCTCTTTATCAGAAAATAAAGTCTCCGCAACATCTGCACATTTTCATGGAGCAGCATGTATTTGCGGTCTGGGACTTCATGTCTTTGCTTAAATTTTTGCAGCGCGAACTGACCTGTGTGCAACTTCCCTGGCTACCCTCTGAACATACCGCTGCTGCGCGTATGATCAACGAAATTGTTTTGGGAGAGGAAACGGATATAGACAGGCAGGGGCAGCCTTCCAGCCACTACCAACTCTACCTGAAGGCGATGGATCAGGCAGGTGCAGATACTTCACAGATCAAACAACTGCTTTCTGCTGTTGGTAAAGGTCAGCCTGTGGCTCAGGCAGCACGACAGCAAGCCATTTCCAAGGAGGTCCAAGACTTTATGGAGTTCACTTTTCAGACCCTGAGCCGAGGAAAACTACATGAAGTAGCCGCCGTGTTTGCCTGGGGTAGAGAAGATTTGATTCCCGACATGTTTACCTCCTTGGTCAAAGATATACAGCAGAACCAATCTGCCCATCTGGAGGATTTTATCTACTATCTGGAACGTCATATTGAACTGGATGCCGATGAACATGGTCCACTGGCTATGCAGATGATGGAAGCACTCTGTGGCGACGATCAGCAAAAATGGAATCAGTAG
- a CDS encoding NAD(P)/FAD-dependent oxidoreductase, giving the protein MQEEIQLQVAPEIAGNDEALKKAVSDKLAIPSQEIRHVEILKRSIDARQRAIKVNLKANVFVKEDFEEVLVELPDYPDVFRAQEVIVIGAGPAGLFAALRLIEKGLKPIVLERGKDVKSRRRDLAAITRLHIVNEDSNYCFGEGGAGTYSDGKLYTRSKKRGDVQRILSLLVAHGAHKDIMVDAHPHIGTNKLPDIVTAIRETIIRQGGEVFFNSRVVDIIIKNKAVTGVKTQNGDIIESSKLVLATGHSARDIFELLYHKGIKIEAKPFALGVRVEHAQALIDQIQYKCESRGAYLPPAPYNIVRQVKGRGVYSFCMCPGGIIAPCATAQDEVVTNGWSPSKRNQPTSNSGIVVELKTEDFLAHKASGPLAGMEFQKSIEQQAWALAGKTQKVPAQRLLDFTNGKLSQDIPLTSYIPGTTSVEIGEVLPPFIYQTLQEGFRQFGKAMQGYLSNEAVVHAPESRTSSPVRIPRDHYTLEHVEIKGLYPCGEGAGFAGGIISAAIDGEKCAEQCALSIENVRG; this is encoded by the coding sequence ATGCAAGAGGAAATTCAATTGCAAGTCGCTCCTGAGATTGCCGGAAACGATGAAGCCCTCAAGAAAGCTGTTTCTGATAAATTAGCTATTCCTAGCCAGGAGATTCGGCATGTGGAGATTCTCAAGCGTTCTATTGATGCCCGCCAGCGTGCCATCAAGGTCAATTTAAAAGCGAATGTCTTTGTAAAGGAGGATTTTGAGGAAGTATTGGTAGAATTACCAGACTACCCTGATGTATTCCGGGCGCAGGAAGTCATTGTCATTGGTGCAGGCCCGGCAGGCTTATTTGCTGCATTGAGGCTGATAGAAAAGGGGCTCAAACCTATTGTATTGGAGAGAGGAAAAGATGTAAAAAGCCGGAGAAGGGACCTAGCTGCGATTACCCGTTTGCACATTGTAAATGAAGATTCCAACTACTGTTTTGGAGAAGGAGGCGCAGGTACTTATTCTGATGGGAAGCTCTATACACGCTCCAAAAAAAGAGGAGATGTACAGCGTATATTAAGCTTGCTGGTAGCCCATGGTGCACACAAGGATATTATGGTAGATGCCCATCCTCATATTGGTACTAATAAATTACCGGATATCGTAACTGCCATCCGTGAGACCATCATCCGTCAGGGTGGAGAAGTATTTTTTAATAGCAGGGTTGTGGATATCATCATCAAAAATAAAGCAGTAACAGGGGTAAAAACGCAAAACGGAGACATCATAGAATCTTCTAAATTAGTTCTGGCAACCGGACATTCTGCACGTGATATTTTTGAATTACTATATCACAAAGGAATTAAGATTGAAGCCAAACCTTTTGCACTGGGCGTAAGAGTAGAACACGCACAGGCACTGATTGATCAGATCCAGTACAAATGTGAATCCAGAGGCGCGTATCTTCCTCCTGCGCCTTATAATATCGTGAGGCAGGTGAAGGGTAGAGGCGTGTATTCCTTTTGCATGTGCCCGGGAGGCATTATTGCTCCCTGTGCCACCGCTCAGGATGAGGTAGTGACCAACGGCTGGTCACCATCCAAGCGAAATCAACCTACCTCAAACTCAGGTATTGTGGTAGAACTGAAGACAGAAGATTTTTTAGCGCATAAAGCATCAGGACCTTTGGCGGGAATGGAGTTTCAGAAAAGTATTGAACAGCAGGCATGGGCATTGGCAGGCAAAACCCAAAAAGTGCCTGCCCAGCGTTTGCTTGATTTTACCAACGGCAAATTGTCTCAGGACATTCCATTGACTTCGTACATTCCGGGGACCACTTCAGTAGAGATAGGAGAAGTTTTGCCACCTTTTATCTATCAAACGCTGCAAGAAGGCTTCCGGCAGTTTGGAAAAGCCATGCAAGGTTATCTCAGCAATGAAGCAGTCGTTCATGCGCCAGAATCCAGAACTTCTTCGCCAGTGAGAATCCCTAGGGATCATTATACGCTGGAGCACGTTGAAATCAAAGGCCTGTACCCCTGTGGTGAGGGTGCAGGATTTGCCGGAGGGATCATTTCAGCAGCGATTGACGGTGAAAAATGTGCCGAGCAATGTGCTCTAAGTATAGAAAACGTCAGAGGATAA
- a CDS encoding cytochrome-c peroxidase has product MKTRSYSYFFFLVWLGVACGKKQEVLEPTPYTLSIPANLQKAMPIPRHNPMTEEGVVLGKKLFYDPLLSANNQISCATCHVAALSFSDGKTLSNAGLSKKTFVRHVPHLTNVGWSEGLFWDGGANNLESMVFGPLTHPDEMGEDLEQLLQELQQMPDYPHLFRKAYGTDSIQSALVARALAQYMRTLISADSRYDRFVRSEEGGSLSAIEREGLNLFKEKCASCHAFESGKKDFFTDFSYHNNGLDTIFSEEEERVSMGRFRISFDSTQIGAYKTPTLRNVALTAPYMHDGRFQSLKEVLDHYNQNMLASPYLDTALQNSNGQVGIPMQEGEKEAIIAFLHTLSDQDFSLVHP; this is encoded by the coding sequence ATGAAAACCCGTAGCTACAGCTATTTCTTTTTTCTTGTGTGGCTTGGGGTAGCTTGTGGAAAAAAACAAGAAGTACTTGAGCCTACTCCCTATACCCTTAGCATTCCGGCCAATCTTCAAAAAGCCATGCCTATTCCCAGACACAATCCTATGACGGAAGAAGGTGTAGTCTTGGGCAAAAAGCTTTTTTATGACCCTCTACTATCCGCAAATAATCAGATTTCCTGTGCTACTTGCCATGTTGCTGCGCTTTCTTTTTCTGATGGAAAAACATTGAGCAATGCGGGATTAAGCAAAAAAACATTCGTCAGGCATGTGCCTCATCTGACAAATGTTGGATGGAGTGAGGGCTTGTTCTGGGATGGAGGGGCAAACAATCTGGAATCTATGGTATTCGGCCCATTAACCCATCCTGATGAAATGGGAGAGGATCTTGAGCAATTGCTGCAGGAACTGCAACAAATGCCGGATTATCCTCACTTGTTCAGAAAAGCATATGGTACGGATAGTATTCAATCCGCTTTGGTAGCCAGAGCATTGGCGCAATATATGCGCACTTTGATTAGTGCTGATAGCCGTTACGACCGATTTGTGAGGAGTGAAGAAGGAGGAAGTTTGAGTGCCATAGAACGAGAAGGCTTAAATTTGTTCAAAGAAAAATGTGCTAGCTGTCATGCTTTTGAAAGTGGGAAAAAAGATTTCTTCACTGATTTCTCTTACCATAATAATGGATTGGATACAATATTCTCTGAAGAGGAGGAAAGGGTATCAATGGGTAGATTCCGCATAAGCTTTGATTCCACGCAGATTGGTGCTTACAAAACACCTACATTACGCAATGTAGCTCTGACTGCTCCCTATATGCACGACGGAAGGTTCCAATCTCTAAAGGAAGTACTAGACCATTACAATCAAAATATGCTTGCTTCACCTTATCTGGATACTGCTTTACAAAACAGCAATGGACAAGTGGGAATTCCAATGCAGGAAGGTGAAAAAGAAGCCATCATTGCTTTTTTGCATACGCTTAGTGATCAGGATTTTTCATTAGTTCATCCATAA
- a CDS encoding OstA-like protein yields the protein MKIVYFFLPVLFLFVCSVSALGQGKINIENADTLQGGKNKDNEQFRKLIGNVILRQGNTRIFGDSVILYTNKNISEVFGERVRVEDGDSIKVIGDRLIYNGNTRVAQMRDDVIYTTPSMTLYSDHLDYDLPANLAYYYGGGKLVDSTNVLTSKEGTYHTATNLASFKDNVILVTPDYKLESDTLQYNTVSKVAYTLGPTLITSNDGTQLVAEAGSEFRTLEEQSMFGQGTVETEKYIISGDRLFLDDVNKLYRATSNVEMISKDNNVIITGDSAIYYRNRGLTKVYGKAVMRRPMELDTLYLSADTLVSVEDSIPSKERILAYHDVRIYRSDLQALSDSLAYHITDSILYLYRDPILWNDKSQIEADSINLEIIGGQVRRMNTIENSFVISKDTINNFNQVKGREMVVDFDQGTINKIDVNGNGESIYFVLERDSIMVGMNHILCSNMVLRFEESGLNNISFYTKPNGKLIPPHELTKAEKQLQGFQWRISERPTKEQVVERTELKRSDGIQKNNEILSEDQQKIIQELNPPE from the coding sequence ATGAAAATAGTATATTTCTTCTTACCAGTCTTATTTCTTTTTGTTTGCTCTGTTTCAGCATTAGGCCAGGGAAAAATTAATATTGAAAATGCCGATACTTTGCAAGGAGGAAAAAATAAGGACAATGAGCAGTTCCGCAAACTCATCGGTAATGTAATTCTAAGACAGGGAAACACCCGTATCTTTGGAGATTCTGTCATTTTGTATACCAATAAAAACATCTCAGAAGTATTCGGAGAGCGTGTAAGGGTAGAAGATGGCGACTCTATCAAAGTAATAGGCGATAGACTTATTTATAATGGAAACACCCGAGTAGCCCAAATGCGTGATGATGTGATTTATACTACCCCCAGCATGACTCTTTATTCTGACCATCTGGATTATGATCTGCCTGCTAATCTGGCCTATTACTATGGAGGTGGTAAATTAGTAGATTCAACCAATGTACTTACCAGTAAAGAGGGTACTTATCACACGGCCACTAACCTGGCGTCATTCAAAGATAATGTCATATTGGTAACTCCCGATTACAAACTGGAATCTGATACCCTCCAGTACAATACAGTGAGTAAGGTAGCTTATACGCTGGGCCCTACGCTGATCACATCCAATGATGGCACACAACTGGTGGCTGAGGCTGGTAGTGAATTCAGGACCCTGGAGGAGCAATCCATGTTTGGGCAGGGTACTGTAGAAACAGAAAAATATATTATCAGTGGTGACCGGCTTTTTCTGGACGATGTAAACAAACTTTATCGGGCCACCTCGAATGTAGAAATGATTTCTAAGGACAATAATGTCATTATCACCGGCGATAGTGCTATTTATTATAGAAACAGGGGGCTCACCAAAGTGTATGGAAAAGCAGTGATGAGGCGACCTATGGAATTAGATACTCTTTATCTCTCTGCCGATACACTGGTGAGTGTTGAGGATTCCATCCCTTCCAAAGAAAGAATACTGGCTTATCACGATGTCAGAATCTACAGAAGTGACTTGCAGGCTTTATCTGATTCATTGGCATATCATATTACTGACTCCATATTATATCTTTACCGTGATCCCATCCTCTGGAATGATAAAAGCCAGATAGAAGCTGACTCCATTAATTTGGAAATTATTGGGGGGCAAGTACGTAGGATGAATACGATAGAGAACTCTTTTGTCATTTCAAAAGATACTATCAACAACTTTAACCAGGTAAAGGGACGAGAAATGGTAGTTGATTTTGATCAGGGAACTATCAATAAAATTGATGTCAATGGTAATGGAGAAAGTATTTATTTTGTGTTGGAGCGAGATTCTATTATGGTAGGTATGAACCATATTCTGTGTAGTAATATGGTATTAAGATTTGAAGAAAGCGGCCTTAATAACATCTCTTTTTATACAAAACCTAATGGAAAACTTATCCCTCCGCATGAATTGACCAAAGCAGAAAAACAACTCCAAGGTTTCCAATGGAGGATCAGTGAACGCCCTACAAAAGAGCAGGTAGTCGAAAGGACAGAATTAAAACGCTCAGATGGAATACAAAAAAATAATGAAATTTTGTCTGAAGACCAGCAGAAAATAATTCAAGAGCTAAACCCACCAGAATAA
- the mdh gene encoding malate dehydrogenase, giving the protein MKVTVVGAGNVGATCADVLAYREIANEVVLVDIKEGFAEGKALDIWQKSPINLYDTRTIGSTNDYTKTAGSDVVVITSGLPRKPGMSRDDLIETNAGIVKTVTENVIKHSPEAILIIVSNPLDVMTYQAHLTSKAPRTKVMGMAGILDTARYRAFLAEAINVSPKDIQAVLMGGHGDTMVPLPRYTTVGGIPVTELIDKAKLDAIVERTKTGGGELVKLMGTSAWYAPGAAAAQMVEAIVKDQRRVFPVCLKLEGEYGIDNCYLGAPVILGKNGIEKIIELELTDDEMQLLKTSEGHVKEVMQVLDKMA; this is encoded by the coding sequence ATGAAAGTAACTGTAGTAGGAGCCGGAAATGTGGGAGCAACCTGCGCCGACGTTTTGGCTTATCGTGAAATAGCCAATGAAGTGGTGTTGGTAGACATCAAAGAAGGATTTGCCGAAGGAAAAGCCTTGGATATATGGCAAAAATCACCTATCAATCTTTATGACACCCGTACTATTGGTTCTACAAACGACTATACCAAAACTGCTGGTTCTGATGTGGTAGTGATCACTTCAGGACTACCTCGTAAGCCTGGTATGTCCCGTGACGACCTTATCGAGACCAATGCTGGTATCGTAAAAACAGTGACTGAAAATGTGATTAAGCATTCTCCTGAAGCCATATTGATCATTGTATCCAATCCTCTGGATGTAATGACCTATCAGGCACACCTGACCTCCAAGGCTCCCCGTACTAAGGTAATGGGTATGGCAGGTATTCTGGATACTGCACGCTACCGTGCCTTTCTGGCCGAGGCAATCAACGTTTCTCCCAAAGATATTCAGGCAGTATTGATGGGCGGTCATGGTGATACCATGGTACCTCTACCTCGCTACACTACGGTGGGTGGTATACCTGTCACTGAACTCATCGACAAAGCTAAGCTGGATGCTATTGTGGAGCGTACCAAAACCGGTGGTGGAGAGCTGGTAAAACTTATGGGAACTTCAGCCTGGTATGCACCTGGAGCAGCTGCAGCTCAAATGGTAGAAGCGATTGTGAAAGATCAGCGTCGTGTATTCCCGGTTTGTCTGAAACTGGAAGGAGAGTATGGCATTGATAACTGTTACCTGGGTGCTCCGGTAATTCTAGGTAAAAACGGTATTGAAAAAATCATTGAGCTTGAGCTTACTGATGATGAAATGCAACTGCTTAAAACCTCAGAAGGACATGTGAAAGAGGTAATGCAGGTGCTGGATAAAATGGCCTGA
- a CDS encoding Ldh family oxidoreductase — protein sequence MPDIECYTFKSEYLQHFIEEVFKHYGVPEADAQLASDVLITSDLRGIDSHGVARLHTYFGLLKAGRINPKPKIKILREKASVATVDGDNGLGLVIGPKANAIAMEKAEKVGSGWVSVCHTNHFGIAGYYPLQALKRDLIGWAMTNTTKIVAPLWGMERMLGTNPIAIAFPGLKEPPIVIDLATSVAAFGKVEIAKREQKTMPRGWCINDRGLETIYADEMIEGGALLPLGTDRERGGHKGYALSAMVDILSAVLSGANWGPFAPPFTLQQSMPERSVGKGIGHFFGAMQIDGFIEVDEFKRQIDDWIQTFRQTKAAPGTSGTIIPGDPERKAEQIRGEQGIPLLQPVIIDLLDISRQSGIPFKLNKAN from the coding sequence ATGCCTGATATAGAATGCTATACTTTTAAGTCTGAATATCTCCAACACTTCATAGAGGAAGTATTCAAACACTATGGAGTACCGGAAGCAGATGCACAACTTGCTTCTGATGTACTGATCACCAGTGATCTGCGGGGTATTGATTCCCATGGTGTGGCCCGCCTGCATACTTATTTCGGTTTGCTTAAAGCTGGCCGTATCAATCCAAAACCTAAAATCAAAATCTTAAGAGAGAAAGCCAGCGTAGCTACCGTTGACGGAGACAATGGTTTAGGCTTGGTGATTGGCCCCAAGGCCAATGCAATTGCGATGGAAAAAGCAGAAAAAGTAGGTTCAGGTTGGGTAAGTGTCTGCCATACCAATCACTTTGGCATAGCTGGTTATTATCCTTTACAGGCATTAAAAAGAGACCTCATTGGCTGGGCAATGACCAACACTACCAAAATCGTAGCCCCTTTATGGGGTATGGAACGTATGTTGGGTACCAATCCTATCGCCATCGCCTTTCCGGGGCTGAAAGAGCCCCCTATCGTCATTGATCTGGCTACCAGTGTGGCTGCTTTCGGAAAAGTTGAAATAGCCAAACGCGAGCAGAAAACCATGCCCAGGGGCTGGTGTATCAATGATCGGGGGTTGGAGACTATCTATGCTGATGAGATGATAGAAGGTGGTGCTTTACTTCCGTTAGGAACAGATCGTGAGCGAGGCGGACACAAAGGCTACGCCCTTTCTGCCATGGTAGACATACTGAGCGCTGTACTCAGTGGTGCTAACTGGGGGCCTTTTGCACCTCCCTTTACACTACAGCAGAGTATGCCGGAAAGGAGTGTAGGCAAAGGTATAGGCCATTTTTTTGGGGCAATGCAGATTGACGGATTCATAGAAGTGGATGAATTCAAAAGGCAGATTGACGACTGGATACAGACATTTCGGCAAACAAAAGCTGCTCCCGGAACTTCAGGCACAATAATTCCCGGTGATCCGGAAAGAAAAGCAGAACAGATCAGAGGCGAGCAAGGAATACCTTTACTACAGCCGGTAATTATTGATCTGCTGGATATTTCCCGGCAAAGTGGCATTCCCTTTAAGCTTAACAAAGCCAATTAG
- a CDS encoding MbnP family protein, translated as MKNLAVYLACILILSACKEDEQTADDATLKLSFSHVVGEEPLQLNTARYVNAAGEAYSLSKVRYYISNIRLRNTTTGEVYIEPESYHLVGTESSDVFEISLEKLPIGTYNQLEFAIGVDNSTNTSTDRVGALDPSNDMAWNWNTGYKFLSVEGTYFVTEEESEGLIYHIGGDPNYRKLTYTLGQENLPEVVLSAGNETQVSVRVDVAELFDAPNLVSFQEHAVVMFDPFSEKVADNYASGMFTIDRIK; from the coding sequence ATGAAAAATTTAGCGGTTTACCTGGCTTGTATCCTTATTTTATCTGCCTGCAAAGAGGATGAGCAGACGGCTGATGATGCGACATTGAAGTTAAGCTTCAGTCATGTTGTAGGTGAAGAACCCTTACAATTGAATACTGCCCGATATGTTAATGCAGCGGGTGAAGCATACAGCCTGAGCAAAGTAAGGTATTATATCAGTAACATCAGGCTCCGCAATACCACTACAGGTGAAGTGTACATTGAGCCGGAAAGTTATCATCTGGTGGGGACAGAAAGTAGTGATGTATTTGAAATTTCTCTGGAAAAGCTCCCGATTGGAACATACAATCAGCTGGAGTTTGCCATTGGTGTTGACAATAGCACCAATACCTCAACCGATAGAGTAGGAGCCCTTGACCCAAGTAATGACATGGCATGGAACTGGAATACCGGTTATAAGTTTCTTTCAGTAGAAGGAACATACTTTGTGACAGAAGAAGAGAGTGAAGGCCTGATTTATCATATTGGAGGGGATCCAAACTATCGTAAACTGACGTATACTTTGGGGCAGGAGAATTTGCCGGAAGTTGTGTTATCTGCCGGAAATGAAACGCAAGTCAGTGTCCGGGTGGATGTGGCCGAGCTCTTTGATGCACCTAATCTGGTGAGTTTTCAGGAGCATGCTGTAGTGATGTTTGATCCTTTTTCTGAAAAAGTCGCTGACAATTATGCATCCGGTATGTTTACCATTGATAGAATAAAATAA